The following is a genomic window from Solanum stenotomum isolate F172 chromosome 4, ASM1918654v1, whole genome shotgun sequence.
TGAATATTTGCAAGGTATAAAGATAGTTTATAATTCTTTCTTCaatgtctttttttattttttgtgtctcaaatttatttttagataataaatattatcCTTAAGTAAATAATGTTACAAATACATAGCCCATATCACATGATTGACATCAAATATGAGTGTATATGGTGAATGTGTTGATTGGTGTAGTCTACTATGGATATAACAATGTTATATCTTTCGCTGGCTAGGCATCAACTCTCGAAGAAATAATCCAACCCCGTTGAAACAAAAAGTATAAGAAGAGTCGGAGGTgtatatgatttaaattttatggacTCAATTCGTAAGATTTTTAACATTTATGAACTCAACAtatgaaaaaactttatttttatgtttataatcCTGCTACGAGTCAGTTTTTGGCTCTATCAAAAACTCAATTCTGCATAAAGATATCATCTCATTCACTATAGTTCGGTATGCAATACTGAACTATTGGGATTTATGGTTCACTATAACAATTGAAAGTTTCTCTTCTGAAACTAATGTGTGGCCTGCAAATAAGATTATTCTTGATGTACCTCTAAGTCTGTTACattctactttttattttagctAAATGTTTGATTTGATCCTTGATTCTAGTCTATTTTACAAGTAGAGAGTAGAATAGTGGCCCTCTAACAAAAATCGAAAAATCGTCTAAATCATGTTAAATGGCCTTTTCATGCTAAAGAAATAGTGGGGATTATGGTGAGGTTATATGTATTGCTCCCCTATATCATTACGTAGGCTCTCGTAagtgttttgaaaaaaatgtattcAAAAGACTTATCACCAAAATAATCATTGGCTGACACACAcaagaaaaattgagaaaatcgcCTAATTCATGTAAATTGGCCCCTAAATGTCCGATATGGACTCTAAAAATTGTGAGACTGTACGTAGTTCTCCCCCAACTCCCTACAGAGGGTTCCATAAAAGTTTCGCAAAGAAATCATCTGGaagccatatcaccaaaatattcatgggctaacacacgaaaaaactatgaaaatcGCTTAATTCCTGTAAATTGGCCTTAAATGCCTAATATGGACTCTAAAAATTGTGAGATTGTATGTACTACCCCTCCCCCCAACTCCCTACAGAGGGTTCCATAAAGGTTTCACAAAGGAATTGTCCGcaagtcatatcaccaaaatatttatgggctaacacacatgaaaaattgacaaaatcGTCTAATTCCTGTAAATTGGCCCCTAAATGCCAATAATGAACTCTAAAACTTTTGAGATTGTATGTAGTGCTCCCCCAACTCTCTATGGAGAGTTCCATAAAGATTTCACAAAGAAATCGCCTGAAAGTCATCTCACCAAAATATTCAGCcaacacacacgaaaaacttaaaaaatcgCCTAATTCCTGTAATATGGCCCCTAAATGCCCCATATGGGCTTTAAAAATTGTGAGACTGTATTTATTGCTCCCTCAAATCCTTACAAAGAATTTCGTAAAGGTTTCGCAAAGAAATCGTCTTAAAACCATTGTGAGTCATATATACTGCACCCCCAACTCCCCATGGAGGGTTCCGTAAATGCTTTGCAAATAAATTATCTCGAAGCTATAtaaccaaaatattcatgggctaacacacgaaaaattaaaaaaaaaaaaccgccTAATTCCTATAATTGACTTCTAAATGCCCAAAATGGACTCTAAAAATTATGAGAATGTATATATTTTTCCCCAACCCCCCTGCGGAAGGTTCTATAAAGATTTTTCAAGCGCATAAAAATTCTGAGAATATTGTCTAATTCTTATAATTAAATTGGCCTCTTAATGTCCAAAATGTACTCTAAAAATTATGACTCTGTAAGTACAACTTCCTACAGAGATTTCTGTAAAGGTTTCGCAAACAAGCTGTCTGGAAGCTatatcacaaaaatattcatgAGATAACACACTCGAAAAACTGAGTAAATCACCTAATTCTTATAAATTGGCCCCTAAATGTCTAAAATGGACTCTGAAAATTGTGAGACTGTACGTAATGCTCCTCCAAATCCCTACAGAGGGTTCCGTAAaggtttcaattttttttttatccgtaagtcatatcaccaaaatattcatgggttAAGACAtacgaaaaactgagaaaatcacCTAATTCTTGTAAATTGGCCCCTACATGCCCTAAATAGACtctaaattttttgataatgtACGTAGTGCTACCCTAACTCCCTACGGAGGATTCTGTAAAGATTTCacaaaggaatcatctaaaagtcATATctccaaaatattcatgggatAACCCACatgaaaaactaagaaaatcgCTTAATTCATGTAAATTAGCCCCTTTATGTCCAAAATGAACTCAAAAATTGTGAGAATATACGCATTGCTCGCCCAACTTCCTACGACGAATTCTGTAAAGATTTTTACAGAAAAATCATTCGAAAGTCATATtaccaaaatattcataaatCAATACATACGAAAAAATTGAAAGTATCGTCTAATTATATTCCTATAAGTTGGCATAGACTCTAAAAATTGTAAGATAGTATGTTAAGCTCCTCCAATTCTAAaatcatttcatcaaaaaattctaTCGACTTATCCATAGACTGATATACCAAGTGCTAAAGAAAGTGACGAAATCATCATTCACATCTTTCAAGAAAATGACATGTGGCAAAGTAAAGGAAGAGTCAAGAATTgatgagtatatatttatttattgagaCACGTGTACGTGTACTATAATGctaatctattttttattatattatatatgtggcaaaataaaataaattacttacaACTTACTAGTGtgtgagaaaaaaatgaatagcaAGATGAAGGAGAAGAGTGAAGCGGTGTTGGACATGTCACCGACATCAACGGTTGAAGGTGGTGTTGAGGATATCTACGGTGAGGATCGTGCCACGGAGGATCAACTCATCACTCCATGGACTTTCGTTGTTTCTAGGTAATCGTAATGTTCATGTCAGCTTGTGAATGTCTCAAATTAATTTCGCGATTTGCTATCCTTCCTTCCACTAATATAAGTATCGATAATTCCTCAATGAGGATCACGTATGTCTCcttctgtctcaatttatatatgtgGTATTGTTTTGGTTTTGAAGAGTCAAATTTTGATTATTGATATATTTGTTCAATTCGAACATAGAAAtcataagttttttttgtttgaaatacttcttttgttttaatttgtttcacaatttattttgtttgatttaaaCTACAAGTTAAGTCAAATTAACTAATGTTGAGTCTAAATTCATATAGGATCTCCAAAAgttttttaagggatttttttatatgtttagaaacttttttctaaataaaaaatagtaataagttAATATAACAGtggttaataatttaaaatatttaagtaacatttgaaaaagcttctaataaaaaaaaatcatttttgtctttttcatataaaaatcaagacaaataaattaaaataaataaagtaaaaatataaatggtaaaaaatattataaattacagtaattaaccgcttaaatatttgaaagtaCCTATTGATTTGCCATCAACATGATACGGTGAAATCAAGTTTTTGTTTCTGTCAAGgaataaaaatgattaattttcaaTATACCAAAAAATGTACTTGgtacataatttaattttttttctcatttgacCGTCttaagtactccctccgtccctattttaaatattatctaaaaaatatcataaatcacaataattaatcatATCAGGCAAGTACAAAAATTGTGGTCAAAAGAAAAATTTGCTTGACTCTCGAAATCTCAAAAGAGTCataagaacaaagaaaatagtAGTATCTTGTTAGTAGCCGTGTATTTAAACCTAAGAACTCTTTTCAACGTACCAACACCTTAACAAAATGTTAGTGATTGATTAGCTTAAAAAATGGTGATTACAGTTGTGTTAATGGAAtctttaagaaatatttttgactAACAAACTTGTGATCTAAGTTGTACGGACTCTTTACTTTCGATCCGCACCCGTGTCGGATTCTCTAAAAATACATTACTTTTGGTGAATCCGATTCGCACCCATTGACATTTCTAAAGattccgagcaacatagcttgTGATCATTGAGTAGGGAGATCATATTCATGAATTAGTAAGAGTTTCAAGTTTGTGAATTAAGAAGTAGTTTTTCTGATCATTTTGGGAGTTTGTAATCTTTTATCTGCAAATTTGGCTGTAAAATGTTGTTATATTTGTTAACTTTTTGGCTGGAAAAAATTAGTGGTTACAACTTGTTGAGGGATCCACGTTACAACAAAGGGCTCGCGTTCACGGAGAAGGAAAGAGATGTTCATTACTTGCAAGGCCTTCTTCCACCCGCGGTTATACCCCAGGAACTTCAGGTACATAAACTGATTAATGTTACAAGTTGGAAAAGTTGTTCCCGAGTGATCTATAAGTCATGAATTCGAGTCGTGAATCAGTTATTGATGTTTGCGTCATGTAGGATCTTACATTATTATATACCTTGTGTAATGTGGCCCTTTCCCGGACCCTGCATGAACATGTGATATCTTGTGTTATGTCATTTCAGGAGAGAAGACTTATGCAGAGTCTTCGCGGATATGAAGTCCCTTTGAATAAATATGTTGCCCTGATGGAACTAGAGGTAAACTATAAGCACAAATTCTTTACTTATGAATTTAGTTGTGCATCGAGTTTTGCTATTCATATGAAGGGGTGCGAGTCATTTTCATGTATGATCACTTAACTTTATCCATCGCAAGTCCATAAGACCAAGTAAAGTCGCCTAACTTTTTATTCGATTAAAGTAACTGAACTTTATCTGCTATAAGAGTTTTGTGTAACACAAAAGTCATCTTGAGAGGTATGTTTTATCGTGTAGCGGAAAAAAACTTAGACTTAGTGACTTTACCGTAAAGTTGGTAAAGATAGTATGACATAGTTCAGATTTCGAGAGTCAACAAAGTTTATTCGTATTccttttgaatattttgaattgttaatttttgtgacttattgtactttttatgtagtttctaactatgtaaattatttttcaaaaacctTAAAAATTGTGTGTCCAAATTCAcagtcaaaataaaaaatttgactttCGAAATTTGAACTATGGCATATAAATTGGGACGTCCAGAGTATGTAAAGTTATTGTTATAGTTGGTGAATTTCAGTTTGTTTAATGTGGCAAAAAAATGGTTTTGTGACTTTGTTATTATAACGGGTAAAGTTCAGAGGCCATACGTGAAATTGATGTTGTAATGGTATTTTATTTAGCCAGCCTTCTCATTCTTCCTCTGTTTTCTTTTCTGTATTGTATTTGCAGGAGAGAAATGAAAGGTTGTTTTACAAGCTTCTTATCGATAATGTAGAAGAGTTGCTTCCGATTGTCTATACTCCAACTGTTGGTGAGGCTTGCCAAAAATATGGAAGCATTTTTAAGTGTCCGCAGGGTTTATACATCAGTTTGAAAGAAAAGTATGGTACTTTTACgagttaaaagtgtatttaCTGCTTTGTAGTGAAAGTAATTCAACTAAAGATGtaagtgtttatttatttgcagAGGAAGGATCCTTGAGGTATTGAAAAACTGGCCTGAAAGGAAAATACAAGTTATTGTCGTTACCGATGGTGAAAGAATTCTTGGACTTGGAGATCTCGGCTGCCAGGTAATCCGTCGACacatattttattagtttgtagTCGAGGATCTATCAgtaacaacctctctaccccacaaaggtaggtGTAAGGTCTGTGTATGTAGTGCTCTCTCCAAACCTCACTTGCGGGATTAATTatactgagtatgttgttgttgtgtattgtgTGTGTGGTAGCTAGGTGTATAGAAAGGGTTCACTTGATTAGAGGTAAGCGGTAAATTTTGTAGGTCACGGGTTCGATTGGCAGAATTAATGGGTAATGCTTGAGTCGGGATAGATTGCCTACATTACACCCCTTGGGGTGCAGTCCTTCATGGACTCCCTCAACATAGGAGAAGTTTGTAGTATAGTGTAAAAATTGCTTAAAATTTGTGTTAAGTTTCAACATTCTTGCATTTTTGTGAATCCTCTAGTTAGATTCATTGGcccaaaaaaacaaattttcttttcttgtttgagTACGTTGTAATGCGTCGAATGAGTAATCCTGACATGGAATATGAATTCCATTATATTGTCCCAGGGAATGGGTATACCAGTAGGGAAATTGGCTTTGTATACTACACTCGGAGGAGTCAGACCTTCAGCGGTACCAAAACtcgttaaaacatatatacTACTATGATTTTGTAACTATGAAAGTGCTATCGTTTTGCTCGAATGTGCAGTGTTTGCCTATAACAATTGATGTGGGAACAAATAATGAGCAACTATTGAAAGACGAATTCTACATTGGACTCAGACAAAAGAGAGCTACTGGGAAGGTCAATTTTATAATAGCATCACTCTATATCGTACTTGTTACTACGTAgaaatataaattgagattTGCGGTGTGTTCTTGAGATATGTCTGTTTCGTTTTGATCCTTGTAGGAATACTACGACTTTCTTGATGAATTCATGAAGGCTGTGAAGCAAAACTACGGTGAAAAAGTTCTTGTACAGGTTAGTAGTTTGAAACTTGTTAAGGACCACATCGCCTTTCATGTAAAGTCAAAGTCTGATATTTGTAACGTCATCTGCAGTATGAAGATTTTGCGAATCACAACGCTTTTGAGCTGTTGGCGAAATATGGTACCACACATTTGGTATTCAATGATGATATACAGGTATGCTGCATTTCTTTTGGCCTATATCACCGGACATTTGCTTTTGTTTGGATTTTTGATCCCATTAATGCTGCAGGGGACAGCTGCTGTGGTACTTGCGGGGCTTGGTGCATCGCTTAAGCTGCTCGGAGGGTCCTTAGCTGATCATACATTCTTGTTCTTCGGTGCTGGAGAAGTAAGGCTAGAACTTTCTTTTAAagactcaagttttcaattgTTTCCATAGAGGCTAGAACTTTCTTTTAAagactcaagttttcaattgTTTCCATAGACGAGCTACGTCTAACAGCATGTAAAAAAGGATACAAATGGTAGCAATGAATGACTTAGAGAAAGAATACAATAACTGGATGAAATCCCAAATTTCTAGTGCTTTTGTGATTTACTCATGACGCGATTTACATTCGGAGGAGATATTATGCATCTGAAATCATATAATCTTTTTGCCTCTACTCGTGTCGATAGCAGATATAGATGGATAATTTACATTAAAAGATATTGAAATGATCTTAAAGTCATTAAATTGTTCTTCATGTCGATCTCTTCGTGATCACAGGCTGGAACTGGCATAGCAGAACTCATAGCAGTTGCGATCTCAAAGAAGGTGGAAGATTTTGGTTGCCAGTGGTATATCAAAGTCGCATTCTCGTTTAGTATGTTTCACTTGATAAATTGCGTTTGTTATCTGTAGACAAACGTTCCTGTGGAGGAAGCGCGTAAAAATATCTGGCTCGTGGACTCAAAGGTAGGAAAATATACCATCTCCTAGGCTAGTATTTGTCTTAAATTTCACATTTCACAAAGTTTACGATTGGTTCCTCTGCTTACATAGTCTATATAACTGAGTGGTTATGTGCAGGGTTTAATTGTAAACGCTCGAAAGGAATCACTTCAAGCTCACAAGAAACCTTGGGCACATGAACACAAACCTGTCAACAATCTCCTTGACACTGTTAAGGTTTGATCGATGAGCTCCCTAATCGGGGATTACCACTTTTAAAATCCTTTTGAATGTATTAACacttctaaaatttatttagGCTATTAAGCCAGCTGCCATAATCGGAACGTCTGGAGTTGGACAAACATTTACTAAGGAAGTGATTGAGGCAATGGCCTCCATTAACAAGGTGCTTCATTTCTGCGATTTTCCATTTCCTCTTCTCACCAATCGAAATTTTCTTGAGCTGACGGACTAAAATATGATTTGCAGAGACCTCTCATTATGGCTCTCTCAAACCCGACTGCACAATCCGAATGCACTGCTGAAGAAGCTTATACTTGGAGTGAGGTAAGTAGTTAATATTCATGACAACGGAGGCCTATGtaaaaaatcactaat
Proteins encoded in this region:
- the LOC125862221 gene encoding NADP-dependent malic enzyme, with amino-acid sequence MNSKMKEKSEAVLDMSPTSTVEGGVEDIYGEDRATEDQLITPWTFVVSSGYNLLRDPRYNKGLAFTEKERDVHYLQGLLPPAVIPQELQERRLMQSLRGYEVPLNKYVALMELEERNERLFYKLLIDNVEELLPIVYTPTVGEACQKYGSIFKCPQGLYISLKEKGRILEVLKNWPERKIQVIVVTDGERILGLGDLGCQGMGIPVGKLALYTTLGGVRPSACLPITIDVGTNNEQLLKDEFYIGLRQKRATGKEYYDFLDEFMKAVKQNYGEKVLVQYEDFANHNAFELLAKYGTTHLVFNDDIQGTAAVVLAGLGASLKLLGGSLADHTFLFFGAGEAGTGIAELIAVAISKKTNVPVEEARKNIWLVDSKGLIVNARKESLQAHKKPWAHEHKPVNNLLDTVKAIKPAAIIGTSGVGQTFTKEVIEAMASINKRPLIMALSNPTAQSECTAEEAYTWSEGRAVFASGSPFPPVEYNNKLHIPSQANNCYIFPGFGFGLVMAGAIRVHNDMLLAASEALASQVTEEHYGKGMIYPPFGNIRKISAHIAANVAAKAYELGIATRLPQPADLLKYAESCMYTPNYRSYR